In Actinomyces radicidentis, one genomic interval encodes:
- a CDS encoding NADH-quinone oxidoreductase subunit B: protein MDKTEFKAYNEKMKTIPSKRDDLQIEAEQSVEGPGFMLTSVEKLTGLAQARSLWPVTMGLACCAIEMMGTGTPRFDMSRFGWEVFRASPRHADVMIVSGRVSHKMAPVIRNVYDSMPEPKWVISMGACASSGGIFNNYAVIQGCDHIVPVDIYLPGCPPRPEMLINAMLELTRQIERRPIFGHREEIARAVEAAALAATPTHEMKGLLA, encoded by the coding sequence ATGGACAAGACCGAGTTCAAGGCCTACAACGAGAAGATGAAGACCATCCCCTCCAAGCGGGACGATCTTCAGATCGAGGCCGAGCAGTCCGTCGAGGGCCCGGGCTTCATGCTCACCAGCGTCGAGAAGCTGACGGGCCTGGCCCAGGCGCGCTCTCTCTGGCCGGTCACGATGGGCCTGGCCTGCTGCGCCATCGAGATGATGGGCACCGGCACGCCCCGCTTCGACATGTCCCGCTTCGGCTGGGAGGTCTTCCGCGCCTCTCCGCGCCACGCCGACGTCATGATCGTGTCGGGCCGCGTCTCCCACAAGATGGCCCCGGTCATCCGCAACGTCTACGACTCGATGCCCGAGCCCAAGTGGGTCATCTCCATGGGCGCCTGCGCCTCCTCGGGCGGCATCTTCAACAACTACGCCGTCATCCAGGGCTGCGACCACATCGTCCCGGTCGACATCTACCTGCCCGGCTGCCCGCCCCGCCCGGAGATGCTCATCAACGCGATGCTCGAGCTCACCCGCCAGATCGAGCGCCGCCCGATCTTCGGCCACCGCGAGGAAATCGCCCGGGCCGTCGAGGCCGCCGCCCTCGCCGCCACCCCCACCCATGAGATGAAGGGCCTGCTCGCATGA
- the ndhC gene encoding NADH-quinone oxidoreductase subunit A, producing MNPYVSLLIMAAVALVVALGGLALSAIVSPNKRNKIKTQNYECGIDPTPANTDHGRFPVAFYLVGMTFIIFDVEVVFLYPWATAFHRLGFFGLSAALVFIALITVPYLLEWRRGGLDWD from the coding sequence ATGAACCCCTACGTCTCACTGCTCATCATGGCGGCGGTCGCGCTCGTCGTGGCCCTCGGCGGTCTCGCCCTCTCGGCGATCGTCAGCCCGAACAAGCGCAACAAGATCAAGACGCAGAACTACGAGTGCGGCATCGACCCCACGCCGGCCAACACTGACCACGGGCGCTTCCCCGTCGCCTTCTACCTCGTCGGCATGACCTTCATCATCTTCGACGTCGAGGTCGTCTTCCTCTACCCGTGGGCCACGGCGTTCCACCGCCTCGGCTTCTTCGGGCTGAGCGCGGCCCTCGTCTTCATCGCCCTCATCACCGTGCCCTACCTCCTTGAGTGGCGCCGCGGCGGTCTCGACTGGGACTGA
- a CDS encoding geranylgeranyl reductase family protein — translation MRTPARSEDLTADVVVVGAGPAGASAAYHMATLGLDVLLLEKNELGRDKVCGDGLTPSAVSELALMGVDTTGWQRNEGLRVIGGGHMLHVPWPEQRSLPSYGMARRRSQLDRDLAEHAVAAGARLLTGVTVTGAVTSASGRVTGVEVKPTPRVGNPGVEAPATVTAPLVVDAGGVSARLATSVGRSKDEHRPLGVAVRAYFRSPRSDDSWMESQLELWDGPANRSDLLPGYGWIWSVGEGLVNVGLGSVSSRAATTRIDYKAVFSRWMENCPESWGFTPENQVGRLSSAALPMAFNRKPHYADGLMLLGDAGGMVSPFNGEGIAQAIMSGRYAAQAAALASARSTAAGRELALAEYPRALEAQMGGYYTLGRVFVSLIEHPEVMRLCTRYGLPRKRLMRLVTKLLSDGWERRGGDPTDHLIQILSRMVPAA, via the coding sequence GTGCGCACCCCCGCCCGCTCCGAGGACCTCACCGCCGACGTCGTCGTCGTCGGAGCCGGTCCCGCCGGAGCCTCCGCCGCCTACCACATGGCCACCCTCGGCCTCGACGTCCTCCTCCTGGAGAAGAACGAGCTCGGCCGCGACAAGGTCTGCGGCGACGGCCTCACCCCCTCCGCCGTCTCCGAGCTCGCCCTCATGGGCGTCGACACCACCGGCTGGCAGCGCAACGAGGGACTGCGCGTCATCGGCGGCGGCCACATGCTCCACGTCCCGTGGCCCGAGCAGCGCTCCCTGCCCTCCTACGGCATGGCGCGCCGCCGCTCCCAGCTCGACCGCGACCTCGCCGAGCACGCCGTCGCCGCCGGCGCCCGGCTCCTCACCGGGGTCACCGTCACCGGCGCCGTCACCAGCGCCTCCGGCCGGGTCACCGGCGTCGAGGTCAAGCCCACCCCGCGCGTCGGGAACCCGGGCGTCGAGGCGCCCGCCACCGTCACCGCGCCGCTCGTCGTCGACGCCGGCGGCGTCTCCGCCCGCCTCGCCACCTCCGTCGGCCGGAGCAAGGACGAGCACCGCCCGCTCGGCGTCGCCGTGCGCGCCTACTTCCGCTCCCCGCGCTCCGACGACTCCTGGATGGAGTCGCAGCTCGAGCTGTGGGACGGCCCCGCGAACCGCTCCGACCTGCTGCCCGGCTACGGCTGGATCTGGTCGGTCGGCGAGGGGCTCGTCAACGTCGGCCTGGGCTCGGTGTCCAGCCGCGCCGCGACGACCCGCATCGACTACAAGGCCGTCTTCAGCCGCTGGATGGAGAACTGCCCCGAGTCCTGGGGCTTCACCCCGGAGAACCAGGTCGGTCGTCTGTCCTCGGCCGCCCTCCCGATGGCCTTCAACCGCAAGCCCCACTACGCCGACGGGCTCATGCTCCTCGGCGACGCCGGCGGCATGGTCTCCCCCTTCAACGGGGAGGGCATCGCCCAGGCGATCATGTCGGGCCGCTACGCCGCACAGGCCGCGGCCCTCGCCTCCGCCCGCTCCACCGCCGCCGGGCGCGAGCTCGCGCTGGCCGAGTACCCTCGCGCCCTTGAGGCCCAGATGGGCGGCTACTACACGCTGGGACGCGTCTTCGTCTCCCTCATCGAGCACCCCGAGGTCATGCGCCTGTGCACCCGCTACGGGCTGCCGCGCAAGCGCCTCATGAGGCTCGTGACCAAGCTCCTCTCGGACGGCTGGGAGCGCCGCGGCGGCGACCCCACCGACCACCTCATCCAGATCCTCTCGAGAATGGTGCCGGCAGCATGA
- a CDS encoding demethylmenaquinone methyltransferase has protein sequence MSRATLAKDPREVAGMFDAVARRYDLTNDVMSLWQVRMWRRVTRTAVGARPGTRVLDLAAGTGTSSVEYAADGARVVACDFSTGMVAEGKARHPEIEFVAGDAMALPFADASFDVVTISYGLRNVQDTVKALSEMRRVTRPGGRVVIAEFSQPVWRPFRELYRFYLGTALPAAGRLVSSNTEAYSYLGESIVDWADQERLAALMQEAGWRGVGYKNLSGGIVAVHRATRPAEQ, from the coding sequence ATGAGCCGAGCCACCCTTGCCAAGGACCCGCGCGAGGTCGCGGGCATGTTCGACGCCGTCGCGCGCCGCTACGACCTCACGAACGACGTCATGAGCCTGTGGCAGGTGCGCATGTGGCGCCGCGTCACCCGCACCGCCGTCGGCGCCCGCCCGGGCACCCGGGTGCTCGACCTCGCCGCCGGCACCGGCACCTCCTCCGTGGAGTACGCCGCCGACGGCGCCCGGGTCGTCGCCTGCGACTTCTCCACCGGCATGGTCGCCGAGGGCAAGGCCCGCCACCCCGAGATCGAGTTCGTCGCCGGCGACGCCATGGCGCTGCCCTTCGCCGACGCCTCCTTCGACGTCGTCACCATCTCCTACGGGCTGCGCAACGTCCAGGACACCGTCAAGGCCCTGTCCGAGATGCGCCGCGTCACCCGCCCCGGCGGACGAGTCGTCATCGCCGAGTTCTCCCAGCCGGTGTGGAGGCCCTTCCGCGAGCTCTACCGCTTCTACCTCGGCACGGCCCTGCCCGCCGCCGGGCGCCTCGTCTCCTCCAACACCGAGGCCTACTCCTACCTGGGCGAGTCCATCGTCGACTGGGCCGACCAGGAGCGCCTCGCCGCCCTCATGCAGGAGGCCGGCTGGCGCGGCGTCGGCTACAAGAACCTCTCCGGCGGCATCGTCGCCGTGCACCGCGCGACGCGCCCCGCCGAGCAGTGA
- a CDS encoding chorismate-binding protein, with product MSAAPRARRTALSRSTVSPVPLVTAFRPADEVAAHPPRLSFRTTPLPEGALALPQRGEDGELHGTPIPEDPATPLTLIDLLESHGDVASWVREGRGVVALGRTLEISARGEERIEELRAAWRATVYASWWEDPLVRPGTGPVALGTIAFSPASAERSALLVPRMLVGLDDEGGWITTAVAEGEEHPDPEALLPALVSTARLHRAAAERQETAEVSPGALSEEAWCEAVVETQRRMAEGEARKVVLARDVLVRPSRGLATGTVLGHLARHYPSCWTFAVDGMIGATPELLVRLEGRRLFSRVLAGTARRSGAADAVPASPSASPAGPDGTASPAPGASPTGEEAAPTTDVLEDLAAWLTGSEKNREEHELARASAVRALDPLCSVVEAPEPFVLTLPNVLHLATDVTGVVAGDTGALSLVRALHPTAAVCGAPTPSAARIIEEVEGMDRGRYAGPVGWVDWHGEGEWGIALRSARLSATEIGPSSPARVFGGGGIMPGSDPRDELAETRAKMRPVLEALGAAEG from the coding sequence GTGAGCGCCGCCCCGCGCGCCCGCCGCACCGCGCTCTCCCGCTCGACCGTCTCCCCCGTCCCCCTCGTCACGGCCTTCCGGCCGGCGGACGAGGTCGCCGCCCACCCGCCCCGGCTCTCCTTCCGGACGACTCCCCTGCCCGAGGGGGCGCTCGCCCTGCCGCAGCGAGGCGAGGACGGCGAGCTCCACGGCACGCCGATCCCCGAGGACCCGGCCACGCCCCTCACCCTCATCGACCTCCTCGAGTCCCACGGGGACGTCGCCTCCTGGGTCCGCGAGGGCCGCGGCGTCGTCGCACTGGGCCGCACCCTGGAGATCTCGGCGCGCGGCGAGGAGAGGATCGAGGAGCTGCGCGCCGCGTGGCGCGCCACCGTCTACGCCTCCTGGTGGGAGGACCCGCTCGTCCGCCCGGGCACGGGCCCGGTGGCGCTCGGCACGATCGCCTTCTCCCCCGCCTCCGCCGAGCGATCGGCCCTCCTCGTCCCGCGCATGCTCGTGGGCCTCGACGACGAGGGCGGCTGGATCACGACCGCCGTCGCCGAGGGCGAGGAGCATCCGGACCCCGAGGCGCTCCTGCCGGCCCTCGTGTCCACGGCCCGCCTCCACCGGGCCGCCGCTGAGCGCCAGGAGACCGCCGAGGTGTCCCCCGGGGCCCTCAGCGAGGAGGCCTGGTGCGAGGCCGTCGTCGAGACCCAGCGGCGGATGGCCGAGGGCGAGGCCCGCAAGGTCGTCCTCGCCCGGGACGTCCTCGTACGCCCCTCGCGCGGCCTGGCCACGGGCACCGTCCTCGGGCACCTCGCCCGCCACTACCCGTCGTGCTGGACCTTCGCGGTCGACGGGATGATCGGTGCGACCCCGGAGCTGCTCGTGCGCCTCGAGGGGCGGCGCCTCTTCTCCCGCGTGCTCGCCGGCACCGCGCGCCGCAGCGGGGCGGCCGACGCGGTCCCCGCCTCACCCTCCGCCTCCCCAGCCGGGCCGGACGGGACCGCGTCGCCCGCCCCCGGTGCCTCCCCCACCGGCGAGGAGGCCGCCCCGACCACCGACGTCCTCGAGGACCTCGCCGCCTGGCTGACGGGCTCGGAGAAGAACCGCGAGGAGCACGAGCTCGCCCGCGCCTCGGCGGTCCGCGCCCTCGACCCCCTGTGCTCCGTGGTCGAGGCCCCGGAGCCCTTCGTCCTCACGCTCCCCAACGTCCTCCACCTCGCCACCGACGTCACCGGCGTCGTCGCCGGGGACACGGGCGCGCTGTCCCTCGTGCGGGCCCTGCACCCGACGGCGGCCGTGTGCGGGGCGCCGACGCCGTCGGCGGCCCGGATCATCGAGGAGGTCGAGGGGATGGACCGCGGCCGCTACGCCGGGCCGGTCGGCTGGGTCGACTGGCACGGCGAGGGCGAGTGGGGCATCGCGCTGCGCAGCGCGAGGCTCAGCGCGACGGAGATCGGTCCGTCCTCCCCGGCCCGCGTCTTCGGCGGGGGCGGTATCATGCCGGGCTCGGACCCGCGTGACGAGCTCGCCGAGACCCGCGCCAAGATGCGCCCCGTCCTCGAGGCCCTGGGCGCCGCCGAGGGCTGA
- a CDS encoding S1C family serine protease, with the protein MSTRDDDATQPTTPRFSREAAEEARQRAAQVNATDRTSRPTEQAAGRTPSTGEAPTVQQPAVRGRTPEPQQAPAAPPTAPPTASTAADPYHDTSRFDATPLRQGTAPSPYRSTPSQPAGYDLSRRTSLYGSASSAPGYATAASAPYAASAAAAGAPAPQTATGVDGSGQPPYSGYPNGSAADSAAPRRRKQRRGPGWGGVIAATLAAAVIASGGTAAVVQAIDGDSSSTSSVATARSTALATGSTTKTVSSTQAAPDWEAVTSAVGNAVVAITVKTSSGTAEGSGVIYDSSGHVITNNHVVDGAAQIQVTLADGRIYSAKVTGTDPATDLAVVELENAPSDLTVAQFGDSDSVATGEDVMAIGNPLGLSSTATTGIVSALNRPVVTTTTESDSSQGQSSGGLGDLFGQSQDQSQSQSQSSTDSSVYTNAIQIDAAINPGNSGGPLFDESGKVIGITSSIASMSSSSSSESGSIGIGFAIPSNLVQKVSDQLIKSGTATHAYLGVSIGDGSSEVDGATRAGAEVGSVESDSPASKAGLAEGDVITAIDGKPTTQAAALTGFVRQYSAGDTATLTVIRDGKEISVQATLSERKDS; encoded by the coding sequence ATGAGCACCCGAGACGACGACGCGACCCAGCCCACGACCCCGCGCTTCAGCCGCGAGGCCGCCGAGGAGGCCCGGCAGCGGGCCGCCCAGGTGAACGCCACCGACCGCACGAGCCGGCCGACGGAGCAGGCGGCCGGGCGGACCCCGTCCACCGGCGAGGCCCCGACCGTGCAGCAGCCGGCCGTGCGCGGCCGGACCCCGGAGCCGCAGCAGGCCCCCGCCGCCCCGCCCACCGCCCCGCCCACCGCCTCCACGGCGGCCGACCCGTACCACGACACGAGCCGCTTCGACGCGACCCCGCTGCGCCAGGGCACGGCGCCCTCGCCGTACCGGAGCACCCCCAGCCAGCCCGCGGGCTACGACCTCTCGCGCCGCACGAGCCTCTACGGCTCCGCCTCCTCGGCCCCCGGCTACGCCACCGCGGCGAGCGCCCCCTACGCCGCCTCGGCGGCCGCCGCGGGCGCCCCGGCCCCGCAGACCGCCACCGGCGTCGACGGCTCCGGCCAGCCGCCCTACTCCGGCTACCCGAACGGCTCCGCCGCGGACTCCGCCGCCCCGCGCCGCCGCAAGCAGCGCCGCGGACCCGGCTGGGGCGGCGTCATCGCCGCGACCCTCGCCGCGGCCGTCATCGCCTCCGGCGGCACCGCCGCCGTCGTCCAGGCCATCGACGGGGACTCGTCCTCGACCAGCTCCGTCGCGACCGCCCGCTCGACGGCCCTCGCCACCGGCTCGACGACGAAGACCGTGTCCTCGACCCAGGCCGCCCCCGACTGGGAGGCCGTCACCTCCGCCGTCGGCAACGCCGTCGTCGCCATCACCGTCAAGACCTCCTCGGGCACCGCCGAGGGCTCCGGGGTCATCTACGACTCCTCCGGCCACGTCATCACGAACAACCACGTCGTCGACGGCGCCGCCCAGATCCAGGTGACCCTCGCCGACGGGCGCATCTACTCCGCCAAGGTCACCGGCACCGACCCCGCCACCGACCTCGCCGTCGTCGAGCTCGAGAACGCCCCGAGCGACCTCACCGTCGCCCAGTTCGGAGACTCCGACTCCGTCGCCACCGGCGAGGACGTCATGGCGATCGGCAACCCGCTCGGCCTGTCCTCCACGGCGACCACCGGCATCGTCTCGGCCCTCAACCGTCCTGTCGTCACGACGACCACCGAGTCCGACTCCTCGCAGGGCCAGTCCTCCGGCGGCCTCGGCGACCTCTTCGGCCAGTCGCAGGACCAGTCCCAGAGCCAGTCCCAGTCCTCCACCGACTCCAGCGTCTACACCAACGCCATCCAGATCGACGCCGCGATCAACCCCGGCAACTCCGGTGGCCCGCTCTTCGACGAGTCCGGCAAGGTCATCGGCATCACGAGCTCGATCGCCTCGATGAGCTCGTCCTCCTCGAGCGAGTCCGGGTCCATCGGCATCGGCTTCGCGATCCCCTCCAACCTCGTCCAGAAGGTCTCCGACCAGCTCATCAAGTCCGGCACCGCGACCCACGCCTACCTCGGCGTGTCCATCGGCGACGGCTCCTCCGAGGTCGACGGCGCCACCCGCGCCGGCGCCGAGGTCGGCTCCGTCGAGTCCGACTCCCCCGCCTCCAAGGCCGGCCTCGCGGAGGGCGACGTCATCACCGCGATCGACGGCAAGCCGACGACGCAGGCTGCGGCCCTCACCGGCTTCGTCCGGCAGTACTCCGCCGGCGACACGGCCACCCTCACCGTCATCCGCGACGGCAAGGAGATCTCGGTCCAGGCGACGCTCTCGGAGCGCAAGGACTCCTGA
- a CDS encoding IS3 family transposase (programmed frameshift), translating into MATKNYSDEFGRQAVDLYESTADATLKGIAADLGVSRGTLAHWVRAFGTGSTAAPPQHSSSGAKSAGTESAAVRIARLEAENARLRADKVKVETERDILRKAAKYFAGGDELVNRFQFVADHQHALEVKRLCQAVEVCRSSLYAWCAAAPARAERVVADAELAERIRTVQDPKTGGDPAYGAPRVTAELNDGVPAQDRVNHKRVARVMRHHGLAGIRLRRRVRTTLPEPADQKYPVLLRRDFTAQRPNTIYVGDITYLPLPEGRNLYLATVIDCFSRKLAGWAIADHMRTELVEDALKAARRDRGSLAGAVFHSDHGSVYTSADYAKLCGQLGVTQSMGAVATSADNALAESFNATLKRELLAGAATFTDATSCRRAVLRWATRYNTRRRHCWCGHQSPSTYEAHRAATLPTAA; encoded by the exons ATGGCCACGAAGAACTACTCCGATGAGTTCGGTCGGCAGGCCGTCGACTTGTACGAGTCCACTGCCGATGCCACGTTGAAGGGCATCGCCGCCGATCTGGGGGTGTCCCGGGGAACGTTGGCGCACTGGGTGAGGGCGTTCGGGACAGGTTCGACGGCTGCGCCACCACAACACTCCTCCAGCGGCGCGAAGTCGGCCGGTACCGAGTCCGCGGCGGTGAGGATCGCCCGGTTGGAGGCGGAGAACGCCCGGCTACGGGCCGACAAGGTCAAGGTCGAGACCGAGCGGGACATCCTGCGGAAAGCGGCCAAGTATTTCGCTG GGGGAGACGAACTGGTGAACCGCTTCCAGTTCGTCGCCGACCACCAGCACGCCTTGGAGGTGAAGCGGTTGTGTCAGGCTGTGGAGGTCTGTCGGTCATCGTTGTACGCCTGGTGCGCCGCCGCACCGGCCCGGGCCGAACGGGTCGTGGCCGATGCCGAGCTCGCCGAACGGATCCGGACCGTCCAGGACCCGAAGACCGGTGGTGACCCCGCCTACGGGGCACCCAGGGTGACCGCTGAACTCAACGACGGCGTGCCGGCCCAGGACCGGGTCAACCACAAGCGGGTCGCCCGGGTGATGCGCCACCACGGGCTGGCCGGGATCCGGCTCCGCCGCCGGGTCCGGACCACGCTGCCCGAGCCAGCCGACCAGAAGTACCCCGTCCTGCTCAGGCGGGACTTCACCGCACAGCGGCCCAACACCATCTACGTCGGCGACATCACCTACCTGCCGCTGCCTGAGGGCCGCAATCTGTACCTGGCCACCGTGATCGACTGTTTCTCCCGCAAACTCGCCGGCTGGGCGATCGCCGACCACATGCGCACCGAACTCGTCGAAGACGCACTCAAGGCTGCCCGCCGTGACCGGGGCAGCCTGGCCGGGGCGGTGTTCCACAGCGATCACGGGTCGGTCTACACCTCGGCTGACTACGCCAAACTCTGCGGCCAACTCGGCGTCACCCAATCCATGGGTGCCGTCGCCACCAGCGCCGACAACGCCCTGGCCGAGTCATTCAACGCCACCCTGAAACGCGAACTCCTCGCTGGCGCCGCCACGTTCACCGACGCCACCAGCTGCCGGCGGGCTGTGTTGCGGTGGGCCACCCGCTACAACACCCGCCGACGCCACTGCTGGTGCGGCCACCAGTCCCCGTCCACCTACGAGGCCCACCGGGCCGCTACGCTGCCAACCGCAGCATAA
- a CDS encoding winged helix-turn-helix transcriptional regulator, giving the protein MTICDAATVGADGEPRGDVYSAECPCRDLLDVVANKWAALAIGALAEGPQRFGALQKQLQGVSPKVLTSTLRRLEGFGLVDREVFPSVPLHVEYSLTGAGRSALGPVFALREWAESHYVHAASHAVHP; this is encoded by the coding sequence ATGACGATCTGTGACGCGGCAACGGTGGGCGCGGATGGCGAACCTCGCGGGGATGTGTACTCGGCGGAGTGCCCGTGCCGGGATCTGCTCGATGTGGTGGCGAACAAGTGGGCGGCTCTGGCGATCGGCGCTCTGGCCGAGGGGCCGCAACGCTTCGGTGCGTTACAGAAGCAGCTGCAAGGGGTCTCGCCGAAGGTGCTCACCTCGACGCTGAGACGGCTGGAGGGATTCGGCCTCGTCGACCGCGAGGTCTTCCCGTCCGTTCCCCTGCATGTGGAGTACTCGCTGACCGGCGCCGGCCGTAGCGCACTCGGTCCGGTGTTCGCGCTCCGGGAGTGGGCCGAGTCGCACTACGTCCATGCGGCCTCGCATGCGGTGCACCCTTGA
- a CDS encoding alcohol dehydrogenase catalytic domain-containing protein — translation MAAATALGTDTIPAVVSRAGGALEGPDSLIDAEIPAPEAPTGHDILVEVKAVSVNPVDVKVRAGGGTSTDDRILGWDASGTVVAVGEDVTLFQPGDDVYYAGSLERSGTYAKYQLVDERIVGNKPKTLNHAEAAALPLTTITAWEALFDKLRLTAEDTGTLLVLGGAGGVGSILIQLAKTLTGVRVIATASREESRTWVESLGADVVVDHSADDFEQQIL, via the coding sequence ATGGCAGCTGCAACCGCTCTCGGAACAGACACCATCCCCGCGGTCGTTTCCCGCGCTGGAGGAGCACTGGAAGGCCCCGACAGCCTCATCGATGCCGAGATCCCCGCACCGGAGGCACCCACCGGCCACGACATCCTGGTCGAGGTGAAGGCCGTCTCCGTCAACCCCGTCGACGTGAAGGTCCGCGCTGGCGGCGGGACCTCGACCGACGACCGCATCCTCGGCTGGGATGCTTCGGGCACCGTCGTCGCCGTCGGCGAGGACGTCACGCTGTTCCAACCGGGCGACGACGTCTACTACGCAGGCAGCCTGGAGCGCTCCGGCACGTACGCGAAGTACCAGCTCGTCGACGAGCGCATCGTTGGCAATAAGCCGAAGACGCTCAACCATGCGGAGGCTGCGGCTTTGCCGCTGACGACGATCACGGCATGGGAGGCACTGTTCGATAAGCTGCGGCTGACCGCGGAGGATACGGGCACGCTGCTCGTCCTCGGCGGAGCCGGGGGCGTGGGATCGATCCTCATCCAGCTCGCGAAGACACTAACCGGCGTCAGAGTGATCGCCACCGCCTCGCGTGAGGAATCCCGAACCTGGGTCGAGAGTCTCGGCGCTGATGTGGTCGTCGATCACAGCGCGGACGACTTCGAGCAGCAGATCTTGTAG
- a CDS encoding zinc-binding dehydrogenase has protein sequence MFTPQSKGRMPLFESVTRPFGQIVAIDDEGDLDFMSLKGKAISWHWEFMFARPRHGWNLIAQHNLLNAVAERIDAGQIRTTLTRTYSPLDATQLRRAHADVETGHVAGKVVVAEAD, from the coding sequence GTGTTCACGCCGCAGAGCAAGGGGCGGATGCCGCTGTTCGAGTCCGTCACTCGGCCGTTCGGGCAGATCGTCGCGATCGACGACGAAGGCGACCTCGACTTCATGTCACTGAAGGGCAAGGCGATCTCCTGGCACTGGGAGTTCATGTTCGCCCGCCCCCGCCACGGCTGGAACCTCATCGCCCAGCACAACCTCCTCAATGCTGTCGCTGAACGCATCGACGCGGGCCAGATCCGCACGACGCTGACACGGACGTACTCGCCGCTCGATGCTACGCAGCTGCGCCGAGCGCACGCCGACGTCGAGACCGGACACGTGGCCGGCAAGGTCGTCGTCGCAGAAGCCGACTGA
- a CDS encoding IS110 family transposase, whose product MAIVAHARPFVIGVDTHARNHAISILACPTGEIVDEAQFPATAAGLSRAVSWGGRRTGGDAGVLWVIEGTGTYGARLARAASDAGYAVVEAPRMNARANRGIGKSDPLDARRIAAAALPLQDTQLREPRADDGIRAAVKVLLASRDHMSTERTATINALTALLRVVDLGIDARRPLTATQIVTIAAWRTRDENLATATARGEATRLAKRVAALDTELKDITKRITDLVRQSPAGTLLDQPGIGPVTAAVALTAWSHLGRIRSEAAFASLAGVSPIPASSGNTVRHRINRGGDRRLNRALHMAIVTRMRMDPRTRAYVERRTAEGRSLREIRRCLKRYLAREIYRHLNTAARAQLKTT is encoded by the coding sequence ATGGCTATCGTCGCGCATGCCCGCCCGTTCGTCATCGGCGTGGATACCCACGCCCGCAACCACGCCATCTCGATCCTGGCCTGCCCCACCGGTGAGATCGTCGATGAGGCCCAGTTCCCCGCCACCGCAGCGGGTCTGTCACGAGCCGTGTCCTGGGGCGGACGACGCACCGGCGGCGACGCCGGCGTGCTCTGGGTGATCGAGGGCACCGGAACCTACGGGGCACGCCTGGCGCGCGCCGCATCGGATGCTGGATACGCGGTCGTCGAGGCCCCGCGCATGAACGCCCGCGCGAACCGCGGCATCGGCAAGTCCGACCCGTTGGACGCCCGCCGCATCGCCGCCGCAGCGCTCCCGCTCCAGGACACGCAGCTGCGCGAACCGCGCGCTGACGACGGTATCCGCGCCGCCGTCAAGGTGCTGCTGGCATCTCGTGATCACATGAGCACCGAGCGCACCGCGACGATCAACGCGCTCACCGCGCTGCTGCGAGTGGTCGACCTCGGAATCGACGCCCGCCGCCCGCTCACCGCGACGCAGATCGTCACGATCGCGGCATGGAGAACACGCGACGAAAACCTCGCCACCGCTACAGCCCGAGGCGAAGCCACCCGTCTCGCCAAGCGCGTCGCCGCACTCGACACTGAACTCAAGGACATCACCAAGCGGATCACCGATCTCGTCCGCCAGAGCCCTGCAGGCACGCTCCTTGACCAGCCCGGAATCGGGCCGGTCACCGCCGCCGTCGCGTTGACCGCCTGGTCGCATCTGGGTCGCATCAGATCCGAGGCCGCGTTCGCCAGCCTCGCCGGTGTCAGCCCGATCCCCGCGTCCTCGGGCAACACCGTCCGGCACCGCATCAACCGCGGCGGTGACCGACGCCTGAACCGCGCCCTCCACATGGCCATCGTCACCCGCATGCGCATGGACCCCCGCACCCGCGCCTACGTCGAGCGCCGCACCGCCGAAGGACGCAGCCTCCGCGAGATTCGTCGCTGCCTCAAGCGATACCTCGCCCGTGAGATCTACCGACACCTCAACACCGCAGCCCGGGCCCAGCTCAAGACGACTTGA